The following coding sequences lie in one Mycobacterium sp. DL440 genomic window:
- the fabG gene encoding 3-oxoacyl-ACP reductase FabG has translation MFASLQGRSAIVTGGSKGIGRGIARTFANAGVDVLITGRNQADLDEAVAASADAPGRVSALRADVTSPEDARQVVSAAVERHGGLDIVCANAGIFPSGRIEDLTPDDIDQVLAVNFKGTVYIVQAALAALTASGHGRVVITSSITGPITGYPGWSHYGASKAAQLGFLRTAAMELAPKNITVNAVLPGNIITEGLGEMGQDYLNQMASAVPAGRLGSVADIGNAALFFATDEAAYITGQSLVVDGGQILPESHMAIAEL, from the coding sequence ATGTTCGCTTCGCTTCAGGGCCGCTCGGCCATCGTCACCGGCGGCAGCAAGGGCATCGGCCGCGGCATCGCCCGGACCTTCGCCAACGCCGGTGTGGACGTCCTGATCACCGGTCGCAACCAGGCCGACCTCGACGAGGCGGTCGCGGCGTCCGCCGACGCCCCCGGGCGGGTCAGCGCCCTGCGCGCGGACGTGACCAGCCCCGAAGACGCCCGTCAGGTGGTCAGTGCCGCCGTAGAGCGGCACGGCGGACTGGACATCGTCTGCGCCAACGCCGGTATCTTCCCGTCGGGGCGCATCGAAGACCTCACCCCCGACGACATCGACCAGGTCCTTGCGGTGAACTTCAAGGGCACCGTGTACATCGTGCAGGCCGCGCTCGCGGCGCTGACCGCCAGCGGCCACGGACGCGTCGTCATCACCTCGTCGATCACCGGTCCGATCACCGGCTACCCCGGTTGGTCACACTATGGTGCGTCGAAGGCTGCTCAGCTGGGCTTCCTGCGCACCGCCGCAATGGAACTGGCACCCAAGAACATCACCGTCAACGCCGTCCTGCCCGGCAACATCATCACCGAGGGCCTTGGCGAAATGGGCCAGGATTACCTCAACCAAATGGCCTCGGCAGTGCCTGCGGGCCGTCTCGGATCGGTCGCCGACATCGGCAATGCGGCGTTGTTCTTCGCCACTGACGAGGCCGCCTACATCACCGGACAGTCGCTGGTCGTGGACGGCGGGCAGATTCTGCCCGAATCACACATGGCGATCGCTGAACTCTAG
- a CDS encoding phosphotransferase enzyme family protein, whose translation MVITDEIDVAQLALRQYDIGTDATLRLLNLSENATYLVEDGSTQSILRVHRQDYHRPHEIESELDWLQALQTDSDVTVPTVLPTSDGRRLVTVNGEETGGIARHVVHFGMVEGAEPDEGTLTLDDFHTLGRITAALHDHSQRWERPTGFGRFSWDWEHSLGGTPRWGRWQDASGVGSAEQQVLERAQALLHDRLHAYGTGPDVYGLIHADLRLANLLVDPDPTGSPKITVIDFDDCGFGWYFYDFGTAVSFIEDDPALPEWQDAWVNGYRTRRDLPVSDEDMLASFVLLRRLLLLAWMGTHSHSRESATKAISYAAGSCELAERYLRSNGLTLT comes from the coding sequence ATGGTCATCACCGACGAGATCGATGTCGCCCAACTGGCGTTACGCCAGTACGACATCGGGACGGACGCAACGCTGCGGTTGCTGAACCTGTCCGAGAACGCCACTTATCTCGTCGAAGATGGCAGCACCCAGTCCATCCTCCGGGTGCACCGGCAGGACTACCACCGACCCCATGAGATCGAGTCCGAACTGGACTGGCTGCAGGCCCTGCAGACCGACAGTGACGTCACGGTGCCGACCGTGCTGCCGACCAGCGACGGTCGGCGGCTGGTCACCGTCAACGGTGAGGAGACAGGCGGAATCGCCCGCCATGTCGTACATTTCGGCATGGTTGAGGGGGCCGAGCCCGACGAGGGCACGCTGACCCTCGACGACTTCCACACGCTGGGCCGGATCACCGCTGCGCTGCACGACCATTCGCAGCGGTGGGAACGCCCGACCGGGTTCGGCAGGTTCTCCTGGGACTGGGAGCACAGCCTGGGCGGAACTCCGCGCTGGGGCCGTTGGCAGGACGCCTCCGGCGTCGGCTCGGCAGAGCAGCAGGTGCTGGAGCGCGCCCAGGCGCTGCTGCACGATCGGCTGCATGCCTACGGCACCGGACCCGATGTCTACGGTCTGATCCACGCCGACCTGCGGCTGGCCAACCTGCTGGTGGACCCCGACCCGACCGGATCCCCGAAGATCACGGTCATCGACTTCGATGACTGTGGATTCGGCTGGTATTTCTACGATTTCGGTACCGCAGTTTCGTTCATCGAGGATGATCCAGCATTGCCGGAGTGGCAGGATGCCTGGGTGAACGGCTACCGCACCCGGCGCGATCTGCCGGTCTCCGACGAAGACATGCTGGCCTCCTTCGTCCTGCTGCGCAGGCTGCTGCTGCTGGCCTGGATGGGCACTCACAGTCACTCCAGAGAATCGGCCACCAAGGCCATCAGCTATGCCGCCGGCAGCTGCGAACTCGCCGAGCGCTACCTGCGCTCCAACGGCCTCACCTTGACCTGA
- a CDS encoding microcompartment protein, producing the protein MPTKAEESTRIRTQIRVYLLVEDLQRQFAAYLGTPTRARGYPPYEGEHALIVEVSPALAIERVIDLALREVPGIQPGILYVERQFGVLEIHSANLEDVRRAGEAILAGTGNKASDQLRPQVLYHDIIENITDQHAVILNRNRQASMILPGQSLLVYEMTPALFAAVAANEAERAAPGLTVVDVQMIGAAGRLYIGGSTADVTVARDRITGVLNGIEGRDH; encoded by the coding sequence ATGCCGACCAAAGCGGAGGAGAGCACACGGATCCGCACCCAGATCCGTGTCTACCTGTTGGTGGAGGATCTGCAGCGCCAGTTCGCCGCGTACCTCGGAACGCCGACCCGGGCCCGGGGATACCCACCGTATGAAGGTGAGCATGCGCTGATCGTCGAGGTGTCCCCCGCCCTGGCCATCGAGCGGGTGATCGACCTGGCCCTACGTGAGGTTCCCGGCATCCAGCCCGGAATCCTGTACGTGGAACGCCAATTCGGTGTCCTGGAGATCCACTCGGCCAACCTGGAGGATGTCCGGCGCGCCGGCGAGGCGATCCTGGCCGGCACCGGCAACAAGGCCTCCGACCAGCTGCGGCCACAGGTGCTGTACCACGACATCATCGAAAACATCACCGATCAGCACGCGGTGATCCTCAACCGCAACCGGCAGGCGTCGATGATCCTGCCCGGGCAGTCTCTGCTGGTGTACGAGATGACCCCGGCACTGTTCGCAGCGGTGGCGGCCAATGAGGCGGAACGCGCCGCACCCGGGCTTACTGTGGTGGACGTGCAGATGATCGGTGCTGCTGGAAGGCTCTACATCGGTGGCAGCACTGCTGATGTGACGGTGGCACGGGACCGGATCACTGGGGTGCTGAACGGTATCGAAGGACGGGATCACTAA
- a CDS encoding BMC domain-containing protein produces MSSNAIGLIETKGYVAALAAADAMVKAANVTITDRQQVGDGLVAVIVTGEVGAVKAATEAGAETASQVGELVSVHVIPRPHNELGAHFAVASK; encoded by the coding sequence ATGTCCAGCAATGCAATCGGATTGATCGAGACCAAGGGCTACGTGGCTGCGCTGGCCGCCGCCGACGCGATGGTGAAGGCCGCCAACGTCACCATCACCGATCGTCAGCAAGTCGGTGACGGACTGGTCGCCGTGATCGTCACCGGCGAGGTGGGCGCCGTCAAGGCCGCCACCGAGGCCGGTGCCGAGACCGCCTCGCAGGTCGGCGAACTGGTCAGCGTGCACGTCATCCCGCGTCCGCACAACGAGCTCGGCGCGCACTTCGCGGTCGCCAGCAAGTAA
- a CDS encoding EutN/CcmL family microcompartment protein, whose amino-acid sequence MLAATVTGNVWSTRRIDGIPAGAFLEVEVDGTGSKLIAFDVLGSGVGEHVLVAQGSVASGWFTGTPPPVDALIIGSIDTNPNK is encoded by the coding sequence GTGCTAGCAGCGACTGTCACCGGCAACGTGTGGTCGACCCGGCGCATCGACGGTATCCCCGCCGGCGCGTTCCTCGAGGTCGAGGTCGACGGCACCGGATCGAAGCTGATCGCCTTCGACGTCCTGGGCAGCGGCGTGGGCGAGCACGTCCTCGTGGCCCAGGGCTCGGTGGCTTCGGGCTGGTTCACCGGAACCCCGCCGCCCGTCGACGCCCTCATCATCGGATCCATCGACACCAACCCCAACAAATAA
- a CDS encoding BMC domain-containing protein — MAELRSFIFIDRLQPQTMSYLGTWIKGALPRANQAAQIIEVAPGLDIEGVTDVALKHAEVKAGILVVERQFGYLEFHGETGAVKAAADAALDELGGDVSAAKQANVLASRIISSIDHQHAFLINRNKIGSMVLPGESLFVLEVAPASYAILATNEAEKAADIKVVDFRMIGATGRVYLSGTEADIRTAAEAAQDALARATA, encoded by the coding sequence GTGGCTGAACTTCGTTCTTTCATCTTCATCGACCGGCTGCAACCGCAGACCATGTCGTATCTGGGCACGTGGATCAAGGGTGCGCTGCCGCGGGCCAACCAGGCCGCCCAGATCATCGAGGTGGCTCCCGGACTGGACATCGAGGGCGTCACCGACGTCGCCCTCAAGCACGCCGAGGTCAAGGCCGGAATCCTGGTGGTCGAACGGCAATTCGGCTACCTGGAGTTCCACGGGGAGACCGGCGCGGTCAAGGCGGCGGCCGATGCCGCACTCGACGAGCTGGGCGGTGACGTAAGTGCGGCAAAGCAGGCCAACGTGCTGGCTTCACGCATCATCTCCAGCATCGACCACCAACACGCATTCCTGATCAACCGCAACAAGATCGGGTCGATGGTGCTGCCGGGCGAGTCGCTGTTCGTGCTCGAAGTTGCCCCGGCGTCCTACGCCATCCTGGCCACCAACGAGGCCGAGAAGGCCGCCGACATCAAGGTGGTCGACTTCCGGATGATCGGTGCCACCGGCCGCGTGTACCTGTCCGGTACCGAGGCCGATATCCGCACCGCAGCCGAGGCGGCGCAGGACGCACTCGCCAGGGCGACTGCATGA
- a CDS encoding aldehyde dehydrogenase family protein: MTSTAQAGHMLERARWAAAAYSDYDAAAVNNIVNAVAEAGYAEAERFAAEAVAETGMGVVADKATKNRACSRGIVDYYARGDAAGDYVSPRIDQARKIVELPRPAGVVLALTPTTNPVATVYFKVILALMTRNAVVVAPHPRAKQCSADAARVLGEAAVAAGAPDGIVQVIDEPSIPLVQALMADERTDVIVATGGTGVVRAAYSSGNPALGVGPGNVPVFVDASADINAAAKRIVDSKAFDNSVLCTNESVLIVEDAVADKLRSALTRAGAHILDADGARRLRAYMFADGHLNTDVVGRDAAWIAGQAGLRVTPKTRVLIAPFDDVISEEMLAHEKLSPVLGMTTVADTARGIRAARAVVRIGGAGHSAAIHSENPSVITDFAAQVPVLRVSVNVGNSTGSSGLDTNLAPSMTIGTGFVGRSSIGENLQPQNLINWARIAYNSDSGVAMGNFVGINPWQAPAGPVPEYPRASNDRDGVPVTARRSYPTVNRSSDPGLDTLRAELRALVVEELAQLIKR, from the coding sequence ATGACCAGTACCGCACAGGCCGGCCACATGCTGGAACGGGCCCGTTGGGCCGCGGCAGCGTACTCCGACTACGACGCCGCGGCGGTGAACAACATCGTCAACGCGGTGGCCGAGGCCGGCTACGCCGAGGCCGAACGGTTCGCCGCCGAAGCAGTGGCCGAGACCGGAATGGGTGTGGTGGCCGACAAGGCCACCAAGAACCGGGCCTGCTCGCGTGGCATCGTCGACTACTACGCTCGCGGGGACGCCGCTGGCGATTATGTGTCGCCGCGGATCGACCAGGCCCGCAAGATTGTCGAGTTGCCCCGGCCCGCGGGCGTGGTGTTGGCACTGACACCGACCACGAATCCCGTTGCCACGGTGTACTTCAAGGTGATCCTGGCGCTGATGACCCGCAACGCCGTCGTCGTCGCTCCGCATCCGCGGGCCAAGCAGTGCTCGGCCGACGCGGCCCGCGTGCTCGGCGAGGCCGCCGTCGCGGCCGGCGCACCGGACGGCATCGTGCAGGTGATCGACGAGCCGTCGATCCCTCTCGTGCAGGCGCTGATGGCCGACGAGCGCACCGACGTCATCGTGGCGACCGGCGGCACCGGCGTCGTGCGCGCCGCGTACTCGTCGGGCAACCCGGCACTGGGCGTCGGTCCGGGCAACGTTCCGGTGTTCGTCGACGCCAGTGCAGATATCAACGCCGCGGCCAAGCGGATCGTGGACAGCAAGGCCTTCGACAACTCCGTGCTGTGCACCAACGAGTCGGTACTGATCGTCGAAGACGCCGTTGCCGACAAACTGCGCTCGGCGCTGACCCGGGCCGGGGCGCACATCCTCGACGCGGACGGCGCCCGGCGGCTGCGGGCCTACATGTTCGCCGACGGCCACCTCAACACCGACGTGGTCGGACGCGACGCCGCATGGATCGCCGGACAGGCCGGCCTGCGGGTCACCCCCAAGACCCGAGTGCTGATCGCGCCATTCGATGACGTGATCAGCGAGGAGATGCTGGCCCACGAGAAGCTGTCTCCGGTACTCGGCATGACCACCGTTGCCGACACCGCGCGCGGTATCCGGGCGGCCCGGGCCGTGGTGCGGATCGGCGGGGCCGGACATTCTGCCGCCATCCACAGCGAGAACCCTTCGGTGATCACCGATTTCGCCGCTCAGGTGCCCGTGCTGCGGGTGTCGGTCAACGTCGGCAACTCCACCGGCAGCTCCGGGCTGGACACCAACCTGGCGCCGTCGATGACCATCGGCACCGGATTCGTCGGGCGAAGCTCGATCGGGGAGAACCTGCAGCCGCAGAACCTGATCAACTGGGCTCGCATCGCCTACAACAGCGACTCCGGCGTGGCGATGGGCAACTTCGTCGGCATCAACCCGTGGCAGGCACCGGCCGGCCCCGTGCCGGAATACCCGCGCGCCTCCAACGATCGCGACGGTGTGCCCGTCACGGCGCGCCGCTCGTACCCGACCGTCAACCGGTCGTCGGATCCCGGACTGGACACGCTGCGTGCCGAACTGCGCGCACTGGTCGTCGAAGAACTCGCACAACTGATCAAGAGGTAG
- a CDS encoding aspartate aminotransferase family protein has translation MYDYGTFTFESKAEVLEKAKTFWNPDKTQFWTDTGVDLVIDRREGYFLWDMGGRRLIDLHLNGGTYNLGHRNPEVMQAITEGMQHFDVGNHHFPSVARTALAQRLVETAPASIKKVAYGSGGGEAIDIALKSARHATKRRKIVSIVKAYHGHTGLAVATGDDRFAKMFLADQPDEFLQVPFNDVEAMEQVLAPGDVAAVIMETIPATYGFPLPAPGYLEAVKAITEKHGTLYIADEVQTGLMRTGELWCITKHGIEPDILVTGKGLSGGMYPITAALLSDRAAKWLDEDGFGHISTFGGAELGCVAALKTLEISTRPEVRSMVHYIADIFDHGLQRIQADHPDWFVGIRQNGVVIGLEFDHPEGAKFVMRELYENGVWAIFSTLDPRVLQFKPGLLLSRELCEDVLDRLAVAVARAETVVRGRKAS, from the coding sequence ATGTACGACTACGGCACGTTCACGTTCGAATCCAAAGCCGAAGTGCTGGAGAAGGCGAAAACGTTCTGGAATCCAGACAAGACACAGTTCTGGACCGACACGGGAGTCGATCTCGTGATCGACCGCAGGGAAGGGTACTTCCTGTGGGATATGGGCGGACGCCGCCTGATCGATCTGCACCTCAACGGTGGCACCTACAATCTGGGTCACCGCAATCCCGAAGTGATGCAGGCGATTACCGAGGGCATGCAGCACTTCGACGTCGGTAACCACCATTTCCCGTCAGTGGCCCGCACCGCCCTGGCGCAGCGCCTGGTCGAGACCGCGCCGGCGTCCATCAAGAAGGTGGCGTACGGGTCCGGAGGCGGTGAGGCGATCGACATCGCCCTCAAGAGTGCCCGCCACGCCACCAAGCGCCGCAAGATCGTCTCGATCGTCAAGGCCTACCACGGCCACACCGGTCTGGCGGTGGCCACCGGCGACGACCGGTTCGCCAAGATGTTTCTGGCCGACCAGCCCGATGAGTTCCTCCAAGTGCCGTTCAACGACGTCGAGGCGATGGAACAGGTGCTGGCCCCCGGCGACGTCGCCGCGGTGATCATGGAGACCATTCCGGCCACCTACGGATTCCCGCTGCCCGCACCGGGATATCTGGAAGCCGTCAAGGCGATCACCGAGAAGCACGGGACTCTTTACATCGCCGACGAGGTGCAGACCGGTCTGATGCGCACCGGTGAGCTGTGGTGCATCACCAAACACGGCATCGAGCCCGACATCCTGGTGACCGGCAAGGGCCTGTCCGGTGGCATGTACCCGATCACCGCGGCCCTGCTCAGCGATCGCGCCGCGAAGTGGCTCGACGAGGACGGCTTCGGCCACATCTCCACCTTCGGCGGCGCCGAGCTGGGCTGTGTCGCCGCGCTGAAGACGCTCGAGATCTCCACCCGCCCCGAAGTGCGCTCGATGGTCCACTACATCGCCGACATCTTCGACCACGGGCTGCAGCGCATCCAGGCCGACCACCCGGACTGGTTCGTCGGTATCCGGCAGAACGGTGTGGTGATCGGCCTGGAGTTCGACCACCCCGAAGGCGCCAAGTTCGTGATGCGGGAGCTCTACGAGAACGGGGTGTGGGCGATCTTCTCGACGCTGGATCCCCGTGTCCTGCAGTTCAAACCGGGTCTCCTGCTCTCGCGCGAACTCTGCGAGGACGTCCTGGACCGCCTCGCCGTCGCGGTGGCCAGGGCCGAGACCGTCGTGAGAGGACGTAAAGCATCATGA
- a CDS encoding APC family permease has protein sequence MTDQAVAGSEDTAHDVQRLKRNAVGTVGVIFMAVATAAPITAMVGNVPIAVGSGNGSHAPAGYIVATVVLGLFAVGYATMAKHITTTGAFYGYISHGLGRIAGMASGGLITMAYVVFEASLIGIFSFFFQNLMQTQLGIHIHWVIPALLMLVTNAVLTYFDVNLTAKVLGVFLVTEIVMLALGALAVLVKGGGPQGFAVAETLNPIGAFTPAAGIAGASAGLGLFFAFWSWVGFESTAMYGEESRNPKKIIPRATMLSVLGVGLFYVFVSWMAIAGTGPQRAVELAQDSATSSEIFFGPVRSTYGEWAITVFNILLVTGSFACGMAFHNCASRYLYALGREGLSKNLQKTIGSTHPTHGSPHIASFVQSGITLVIILSFLFAGMDPYVHMYTLLAILGTMAILIVQSLCAFSVISYFHIRKNHPVSKHWFKTLIAPGLGGIGMLYVVYLLWEHKDAAAGTASGTLLFKLTPWIVVGVFVFGAAMATYFKLRDPRRYDLIGRIVFEDNVVRD, from the coding sequence ATGACCGATCAAGCTGTCGCTGGGAGCGAAGACACAGCTCACGACGTACAAAGACTCAAACGCAACGCCGTCGGCACGGTCGGCGTCATCTTCATGGCGGTGGCGACCGCCGCTCCGATCACGGCAATGGTCGGTAACGTCCCTATCGCTGTCGGCTCGGGAAATGGTTCGCACGCGCCCGCCGGCTACATCGTCGCGACCGTCGTCCTCGGCCTCTTCGCGGTGGGCTACGCGACCATGGCCAAGCACATCACCACCACCGGTGCCTTCTACGGCTATATCTCCCACGGCCTCGGCCGCATCGCCGGGATGGCCAGTGGCGGACTGATCACCATGGCCTATGTGGTGTTTGAGGCCTCGTTGATCGGGATCTTCTCGTTCTTCTTCCAGAACCTCATGCAGACCCAACTGGGCATCCACATCCATTGGGTGATCCCGGCGCTGCTGATGCTGGTGACCAACGCGGTCCTGACCTACTTCGACGTCAATCTGACTGCGAAGGTGCTCGGCGTGTTCCTGGTGACCGAGATCGTCATGCTCGCACTCGGCGCGCTGGCGGTACTGGTCAAGGGTGGTGGTCCGCAGGGCTTCGCGGTCGCCGAGACCCTCAACCCGATCGGGGCGTTCACCCCGGCCGCCGGAATCGCCGGTGCCAGCGCAGGATTGGGTCTGTTCTTTGCCTTCTGGTCGTGGGTCGGCTTCGAATCGACCGCCATGTACGGCGAGGAGTCGCGCAACCCGAAGAAGATCATCCCCCGGGCCACCATGCTGAGCGTCCTCGGCGTCGGCCTGTTCTACGTGTTCGTGTCCTGGATGGCGATCGCCGGCACCGGACCGCAGCGCGCGGTGGAGCTCGCGCAGGATTCCGCGACGTCTTCGGAGATCTTCTTCGGCCCGGTGCGCAGCACCTACGGCGAGTGGGCGATCACGGTCTTCAACATCCTGCTGGTCACCGGTTCGTTCGCCTGCGGCATGGCGTTCCACAACTGCGCCTCGCGCTACCTCTACGCACTGGGCCGGGAAGGCCTGTCCAAGAACCTGCAGAAGACCATCGGCTCAACGCATCCCACCCACGGGTCTCCGCACATCGCCTCATTCGTGCAGAGCGGTATCACCCTGGTGATCATCCTGTCGTTCCTGTTCGCCGGGATGGACCCGTACGTGCACATGTACACACTGCTGGCAATCCTCGGCACCATGGCGATCCTGATCGTGCAGTCGCTGTGCGCCTTCTCGGTGATCAGCTACTTCCACATCCGCAAGAACCATCCGGTGTCCAAGCACTGGTTCAAGACGCTCATCGCCCCCGGCCTCGGCGGAATCGGCATGCTCTACGTCGTGTATCTGCTGTGGGAACACAAGGACGCTGCCGCGGGCACCGCATCCGGCACGCTGTTGTTCAAGCTGACCCCGTGGATCGTGGTCGGGGTGTTCGTGTTCGGCGCGGCCATGGCGACCTACTTCAAGCTGCGCGATCCGCGCCGCTACGATTTGATCGGCCGGATCGTGTTCGAGGACAACGTTGTTCGAGACTGA
- a CDS encoding alpha/beta hydrolase, giving the protein MTTATGFHPDLERIARFIPRQLVTRRSLPLLQRLTGLQNRQTPEDVEVLTLSSGVGVRLIRPTGITEPTPALLWIHGGGYVLGSPAQDDALCRRFARELGITVAAVKYRLAPQNPYPAGLEDCYEALKWLAALPAVDASRVAVAGASAGGGLAAALALLARDRGEVSLAAQILVYPMLDDRSVGPELENPGHRLWTQGSNKFGWSAYLGGADPMTAVPGRRDDLAGLPPAWIGVGTLDLFHDEDMAYAERLRAAGVECQVEEVYGAFHGFDQIAAKTPVAQAFLASQCANLRAAFA; this is encoded by the coding sequence GTGACGACCGCCACTGGTTTCCACCCGGACCTCGAACGCATCGCCCGCTTCATCCCACGTCAGCTGGTGACCAGGCGTTCGCTGCCGTTGCTTCAGCGGTTGACCGGGCTTCAGAACCGGCAGACGCCCGAGGACGTCGAGGTGCTCACCTTGAGCTCCGGTGTCGGGGTGCGGTTGATCCGGCCGACCGGGATCACCGAACCGACGCCCGCGCTGCTGTGGATCCACGGCGGTGGCTACGTACTGGGCAGCCCGGCGCAGGACGACGCCCTGTGCCGGCGCTTTGCCAGGGAACTCGGCATCACGGTAGCGGCGGTCAAGTACCGCCTGGCGCCGCAGAACCCCTACCCGGCCGGGTTGGAGGACTGCTACGAGGCACTGAAATGGCTCGCCGCGCTTCCCGCGGTCGACGCGTCACGGGTCGCGGTCGCCGGCGCCAGCGCAGGCGGCGGACTGGCTGCCGCCCTGGCGCTGCTCGCCCGTGACCGCGGCGAGGTTTCCCTCGCCGCACAGATACTCGTGTACCCGATGCTCGACGACCGCTCGGTGGGCCCGGAGCTGGAGAATCCCGGCCACCGGCTGTGGACGCAGGGCAGCAACAAATTCGGCTGGTCGGCCTACCTCGGTGGTGCCGATCCGATGACCGCGGTACCGGGACGCCGTGACGATCTGGCCGGGTTGCCGCCGGCCTGGATCGGCGTGGGGACGCTGGACCTGTTCCACGACGAGGACATGGCCTACGCCGAGCGCCTGCGGGCCGCCGGGGTCGAATGCCAGGTCGAAGAGGTCTACGGGGCCTTCCACGGGTTCGACCAGATCGCCGCGAAAACACCTGTGGCCCAGGCCTTCCTGGCCAGCCAGTGCGCGAATCTACGCGCGGCGTTTGCCTGA
- a CDS encoding RNA polymerase sigma factor → MNPGVDEVSREWLRLLDGSPAERAAGVERLHALLVRIARREVHRRQTPIRGAELDDLAQQAATDATLAILGKLPTFRGESRFTTWAYKFVMLEVSSKLGRHHWRNPPVALGQQDWDRLPAGAGMDPSAQAEAAELVAAVRVAVETMLTERQRLVFVDIVLHGVPLDALAHKLGISRGAVYKTVWDARRKIRAYLVTNNYVNVDVVLDAP, encoded by the coding sequence GTGAACCCCGGGGTGGATGAGGTGTCCCGTGAGTGGCTGAGGCTGCTCGACGGGTCTCCTGCCGAGCGGGCAGCCGGCGTGGAGCGGCTGCACGCGCTGCTGGTGCGGATCGCTCGTCGCGAGGTGCACCGCAGGCAGACACCGATCCGCGGAGCCGAGCTCGATGACCTCGCGCAGCAGGCCGCCACGGACGCCACCTTGGCGATTCTGGGCAAGCTGCCGACATTCCGAGGGGAGAGTCGGTTCACCACCTGGGCATACAAGTTCGTGATGTTGGAGGTCTCCAGCAAGCTCGGCCGACACCATTGGCGTAATCCGCCCGTCGCGCTGGGACAGCAAGACTGGGACCGGTTGCCGGCCGGCGCGGGGATGGACCCCAGTGCGCAGGCCGAAGCCGCCGAACTAGTCGCGGCGGTGCGAGTGGCGGTCGAGACGATGCTCACCGAACGTCAGCGGCTGGTGTTCGTCGACATCGTGCTTCACGGCGTGCCGCTCGATGCGCTTGCGCACAAACTGGGAATCAGCCGCGGCGCGGTCTACAAGACGGTGTGGGATGCGCGGCGAAAGATCCGCGCCTACCTGGTGACCAACAATTATGTGAACGTCGACGTTGTATTGGATGCCCCATGA